One region of Bacillus zhangzhouensis genomic DNA includes:
- the rplI gene encoding 50S ribosomal protein L9 yields MKVIFLKDVKGKGKKGEVKNVADGYAHNFLIKKGLAVEATPTNLSALEGQKNKEKKNAIQELEQAKQLKETLEALTVELTAKSGEGGRLFGSITSKQIADKLQKDHQIKLDKRKIELNDAIRALGYTNVPVKLHPEVQATLKVHVTEQA; encoded by the coding sequence ATGAAAGTCATCTTTCTAAAAGACGTAAAAGGCAAAGGGAAAAAAGGCGAAGTCAAGAATGTAGCTGACGGATACGCTCACAACTTTCTCATCAAAAAAGGGTTAGCTGTTGAAGCAACTCCAACGAACCTAAGTGCTTTGGAAGGGCAGAAAAACAAAGAGAAAAAGAATGCCATCCAAGAGCTTGAACAAGCAAAACAATTAAAAGAAACACTTGAGGCGTTAACAGTGGAACTCACTGCAAAATCAGGCGAAGGCGGCCGTTTATTTGGCTCGATTACAAGCAAACAAATCGCTGATAAATTGCAAAAAGATCATCAAATTAAACTCGATAAGCGAAAAATCGAGCTGAATGATGCCATCCGTGCATTAGGTTACACAAATGTACCGGTAAAGCTTCATCCAGAGGTACAAGCAACGTTAAAGGTACATGTGACAGAGCAGGCATAA